From Miscanthus floridulus cultivar M001 chromosome 15, ASM1932011v1, whole genome shotgun sequence, the proteins below share one genomic window:
- the LOC136509633 gene encoding uncharacterized protein, whose amino-acid sequence MMMDRQLVRQCDMEVMKMAMLKHEETFRQQVHELHRLYRIQRELMSDLTRGAPALMTTRRRGKQPRRALNLQLPADEYIVSADEDEDADAAAGTELELTLAIGGRCSSAAGRRKNHHRRRQAAEQRDNAGSGGSASPFGSDCSGSSVLSSSPPSSAEYYSDDGPAPAVFHAPPPPPCQRAVAFDLGEGMMMRQHAPWLLQCQQYLSLRMT is encoded by the exons ATGATGATGGACAGGCAGCTCGTGAGGCAATGCGACATGGAGGTCATGAAGATGGCCATGCTCAAACACGAAGAAACCTTCAGGCAGCAG GTCCACGAGCTGCACCGCCTGTACCGCATCCAGAGGGAGCTGATGAGCGACCTGACCCGAGGCGCGCCGGCGCTGATGACCACCCGCCGGCGAGGCAAGCAGCCGCGGCGGGCGCTGAACCTGCAGCTCCCGGCGGACGAGTACATCGTCAGtgccgacgaggacgaggacgcggACGCCGCCGCCGGCACGGAGCTGGAGCTGACGCTCGCCATCGGCGGGCGCTGCTCATCAGCCGCCGGCCGTCGCAAGAACCACCACAGGAGGAGGCAAGCTGCAGAGCAGCGCGACAACGCCGGTAGTGGCGGCTCCGCCTCCCCGTTCGGGTCCGACTGCTCCGGCTCGAGCGTcctgtcgtcgtcgccgccgtcgtcggccGAGTACTACTCCGACGACGGGCCGGCGCCGGCGGTGTTCCacgcaccgccaccgccgccgtgccAGAGGGCCGTGGCGTTTGACCTTGGAGAAGGCATGATGATGAGGCAGCACGCGCCGTGGCTGCTGCAGTGCCAGCAGTACCTCAGCCTCAGGATGACATGA